The Myxococcus fulvus genomic interval GTCCACGTCGGTGAAGCTCGGGTTCGTCTTCATCGTGGCGACCAGCTTCTCGCTGGAGGCGACGAGCTGCTCCCAGTCGGTGCCGCGCAGCATGAACTGCACCTCCTGGTTGCGGCTGCCACCGCCGATGTCGGAGACGTCCTGCACGGAGGTCAGCACGCCGGAGCGCTCGGGCAGTGCCTCACGCAGGCGGACCTTGAAGGTCTCCTGGTCGAAGGCGCGCTCCTTGCGCGGCACCAGGTTCACCAGCACCTCACCCTTGTGCACCTCCTCGAGCGTGCCGCCGCCCGCCGTGCTGAAGGTCTCCTTCACGCCCTCCAGCGTGCGCACCTGGGCGGCGACGAGATTCAGCTCCTGCTCGGTGTCCTCGAGCGTGGCGCCCACGGGTAGCTCCAGCGTCACCTTGACGGCGCCGTTGTCGGCGGGAGGGATGAAGGTGAACTTGAGGAAGCTCGCCAGGCCCAGCGTCAACACCAGCACGCCCACGGCCGCGACGAGCGTCAACCCGCGCCGGCGCAGCACGCCCTCCAGGATGCGCCGGTAGCCGTTCTCCATGCCCACCAGCACGCGCTCGATGGCCGCGCTCACCTTGTTGGTGGGGCCGTGCGAGTGGCCCTTGAGCAGCCGGCTGGAGAGCATGGGCGTGAGCGTCATCGACACCGCGTAGGAGATGAGCACCGCCACCGCCACGGTGACGCCGAACTGGTAGAAGAACTGGCCAATCATCCCCTCCATGAAGGCGACGGGGACGAACACCGCGACGATGGCGAGCGTCACCGCGAGCACCGCGATGACGATCTGCTGGGTGCCCTCCAGCGCCGCCTGCATGGGCGTCTTGCCCTCCTCCAGGTGCCGGACGATGTTCTCGATGACCACGATGGCGTCGTCGATGAGCAGGCCGATGGAGAGCGTCAGCGCCAGCATGGTGATGATGTTGAAGGTGAAGCCGAGCATCGCCATCACGGCGAAGGTGCCGATGACGCTCACCGGCAGCGCGATGGCGGACACCAGCGTGGAGCGCAGGTTGCGCAGGAACACCAGCACGATGAGCACCGACAGCGCGCCGCCCAGCAGCATGTCGAACTGCACCGCGCTGATGGACGAGCGGATGTTCGTGGAGTTGTCGCTGATGGTCTTGATGTCCACGCCCTGGGGCAGCGAGGCGTTCAGCTCCGCGAGCGACTCCTTGACGCTCTCGGCCACCTGCACGGTGTTGGCGCCCGACTGCTTGCGCACCACCAGCGCCAGCGCGGAGCCGGTGTCCGAGCGGGCCAGGCCCCGCGCCTCCTGGGCCCCGTCCACCACCGCCGCCACGTCGCGCACGCGCACCGGCGTCCCGTTGGGGCTGGCGATGATGATGTTGCCCAGCTCCTCCACGCTCTGCGCCTCGGCCGTCAGCCGGACGATGCGCTCACGGCCTCCCTGCGTGGCGCGGCCGCCGGGCAGGTCCACGCTCTGCGCCGCCAGCGCCTGGCTCACGTCGCCCACGCCCAGCCCGTAGCCGCGCAGCCGCTGCGGGTCCACCACCACCTGGATTTCGCGCTCGCGCCCGCCGACGACGTCGATGCTGCCCACGCCCGCCTGGCTCTGGAGCGCGGGCTTCACCACGTCCTCGGCCACCCGCGTCAGCTCCTCCACGGGCAGCGCGCCGGTGAGCGACAGGGTGAGGATGGGCGCCGCGCCGATGTCGAACTTCTCGACCACGGGCGTCTCGATGCCGGCGGGCAGCGAGCGCAGCGTGGCCTGCACGCGGTCCCTCACGTCCTGGGCCGCGACGTCCACGTCGGTGCCCAGCTTGAAGCCGATGGTGATCTGACTGACGCTCTCCAGGTTGATGGAGTTGAGCTCGTCCACGCCGTTGAGCGTGTTGAGCCCCTCCTCCAGCGGCTTGGAGACGTTCTCCTCGATGGACGCCGGGTCCGCGCCCGGCAGCAGCGTGGTGATGGTGACGTACGGGATGTCGACGTTGGGGTACTGGTCCACGCCGATGCGCGGATAGGCGTAGAGGCCGAAGACGACGACCGCCGCCATCAGCATGACGGTGAAGACGGAGTGTTTGATGAAGGTCTTGAGCATGTCGGTGGCGAGCGGTGAAGAGGGGAGGGAAGAGCGCTACTGGACGACCTGGAGCGCGGTGCCGTTCTGCAGGGGCAGGCTCGCGTCCGCGACGACGCGCTCCTGGAGACCCAGGCCCTGCACCACGCGCACGTAGCCCGGCAGCACGCGCTCCACCTTGACGTCACGACGCTGGGCCTTGCCGTCCTGCACCACCCAGACGAAGCCCTGCTGACCGCGCGCGTTGACGGCCTGCGAGGGGAGGAACAGCCCCGCCTGCGCCTCGTCGGCGGCGAGCGTGCCGGAGAAGTCGAGCTCCACCAGGGCGCCCGCGCGCAGCAGGGGGCCCTCGCCCTTCGCGGGCACCACGTCCGCGAGCACCTCCACGGTGCGCGTCTGCGGGTCGATGACGGCGCCCAGGCTGCGCACCTTCGCCTCGAACGGCGCGCCCGACGGGTTGAGCGCGCCCTTCACGAGGGTGCCCACCTTCACGCGGTCCACGAGCGCCTCGGGCACCGGCGCGCGCACCTCGAGCGCGTGCGGGTTGACGAGCCCGAAGACGGCCGTGCCCGGCGTCACGTAGTCGCCCTCGTTGCGCGAGCGGCTGGTGATGACGCCGTCGAACGGCGCGGTGAGCGTCGCGTCGCGCAGCGCCTCCTGCGCGGTGGCGAGCGCCGCGGCGGTCTGCTCCGCCTGCGCCTGGGCCTGTCGGTAGCCGACCTCGGCCTTGTCGAGCGAGGCCTTCGCCAGGCTGCCGGACTGCGCCAGCGTCCGCGCGCGCTCCACCTCCGTCTTCGCGCCCTCCAGCGCCGCGTCCGCCGCGGCCCGCGACGCCTTCGCTTGATTCACGGCGAGGCGCGCGTTGGTGGTGTCGAGCTGCGCGAGCACCTGGCCCTTCTTCACCGCGTCGCCCACGTCCACCGCGATGCGGGTGAGGGGACCGGTGCCCTCCGCGCTCAGCGTCGCCTCCTGCCGGGCGCGCACGTTGCCGGTGGCCTGCAGGACGCTCGCCTCCAGCTTCGGCGCGGGCGCCACGGCGCGCACGCCCACCGGCTTCTGGACCACCTGCGCGGAGGCCGCCGGAGGCGTCGCCTTGCCCCCACCGCACGCCGCCCCAGCCACCACCGCCGCCACCACCACCGCTGCCTTCAAGGTCGTCTTCGTCATCGCTTCTTTCCTCGTCGAGGGGCCGGGGAGGCCCTGGAATCCGATACTGAGTGACTGGATTGGTTTTTTGGTCAGTCGCGGGCGTGCGAAAGCCCGCTCCGCACGGGGTCGGAGGGGCGTCAGCTGGTGGGGAGAGGGGGGACCGTGAGGCCCCGGATGAAGACCTCGAAGGAGGCGTCGAGGGCCTTCTGGGACTGCTCGTCCGGTTCAGAGGTCAGCATCCAGGGGCCGAGGACCATGATGAGCTCCACGAGGCCGCGGGCCACCTGCCGTGAATTGCCCGCGTGGAACACGCCCTGGATGACACCGTGCTCGATGATGGCCGCCAGGACGCTCGTCTCCTCGTCGACCATCTGGGGAATCATGTGGGCGGCCGCCTCGCCGAGCTCGAGCACCGTCGCCATCTCGATGCGCGGGTCTTCAGGCTTCCGGGTGTGCTGCTCGATGCGGCAGCGGATGTACGTGCGGACCTGCTCCACGGGCGTCTTCGCGTCGCGCAGACGGGCCCGGAGCTCGACGAAGCCTCGGGCGACCTCCTGTTTGACGCAGGCCTCGAACAGGGCCTCCTTGTTCTCGAAGTGCAGGTAGATGCTGCCCTTGCCCACCCCGGCGCGCTTGGCGATGTCCTCGACCGAGGCCTTCTTGAAGCCATAGCGGCCGAAGACCTCTCCGGCGGCGTTGAGGATGGCGGTGCGTGGGTCAGAACTCATTGACTGGATTTGTAGTCTGGTCAGTCAGTCAGCGCAAGCCCTTGGCGCTTTTCCTCACGGCTGCCTGCTCTACGAAAGAATGACTAGACGACCGGTCTACTGGTCGTTAGCCATGGGCCCATGAGCGCGAGCGGGGCCTCACAGGACGTCCGGCGGCACATCCTCGAGGCGGCGCATCCGCTGCTGGTGAGCAGGGGCTTCACGGCGGTGGGGCTGGCCGAGGTGCTGGCGGCGGCGAGGGTGCCGAAGGGCTCGTTCTATTACTACTTCGGCTCCAAGGAGGCGTTCGGCGAGGCGGTGCTCGACGCGTACTTCGCCGACTACCAGTCGCGGATGGATGCGCTGCTGGCGGCGCCGGGTTCTTCCGCGCAGCGGTTGATGGCGTACTTCGAGGACTGGCTCGCGTCGCAGACGGACGCGTCGGCCGCGAGCCGCTGTCTCGTCGTGAAGCTCGGCGCGGAGGTCTGTGACTTGTCGGAGAGCATGCGCGCGGCGTTGGAGCGCGGCACGCAGGGCATCATCGACCGGCTGGAGCGCTGTCTCGAGGCGGGGCGCGAGGACGGCTCGCTGACGGCGCCGGCGCACACGCGGGCGCTGGCGCTCTCGCTGTACCAGACGTGGCTCGGGGCCGGGCTGCTCGCGAAGATTTCCCGAGACCGCACGCCGCTCGACACGGCGATGACAGACACCCGGCGGCGGCTGGGCATCACCTAGATTTCTTCACATCGTCGGCCGGTCCACGCGGTGCTCGCCGCGTCGTGGGCTCGTGCGCGTCGAAGCCTTTCCCGTCACACCCCAGGAGTCCGCAGCCATGAGTCAGAGCGATGTCCGCAACCGTCGAGTCGTCCTCGCCGCGCGTCCGCGTGGGCTTCCGACGTCCCATGACTTCCGCATCGAGGAGACGGCCGTCCCGACGCCGGGAGAAGGACAGGTGCTGCTGCGCACCCTGTACCTGTCGCTCGACCCGTACATGCGCCCGATGATGAATGAAATCCCTCCGGCGTATGCCGACGCCTCCGTGGCGGTGGGAGCACTCATGGTGGGCGGCACCGTCAATCGCGTCGTCGCCTCGCGCAATCCCAGCTTCCGCGTCGGCGACCTGGTGCTCGGCAACGCGGGCTGGCAGGACCATGCGCTGTCGGATGGGAAGGACCTGGTGGCGCTCGGGGACATGAAGCAGCCGTCGCTGGCGCTCGGGGTGCTCGGCATGCCCGGGTTCACCGCGCATGTGGGGCTGCTCGACATCGGTGAGCCGAAGGCGGGGGAGACGGTGGTGGTGGCCGCGGCGACCGGGGCGGTGGGCGCGGTGGTGGGGCAGGTCGCGAAGCTGAAGGGCGCGCGGGTGGTGGGAATCGCCGGGGGCGCGGACAAGTGCCGCTACGCCGTGGAGGAGCTGGGCTTCGACGTGTGCCTGGACCGGCGCGAGCCGAGGCTGGCCGAGCGTCTGGCCGCCGCCTGCCCGCGGGGCATCGACGTCTACTTCGAGAACGTGGGCGGTGAAGTGTTCGAGGCGGTGGTGCCGCTGCTCAACCACCACGCGCGCGTGCCGTTGTGCGGGACCATCGCCAGCTACAACGAGGACGCGCCGCCGCCCGGTCCGAACCTGCTGCCGAAGGTGATGTCCGTCTTCCAGACGAAGCGCGTCCGCGCGCAGGGCTTCATCATCCTGGACCACTACGGCGCGCGCTACGACGCCTTCCGCCGGGACATGGACGCGTGGGTGGCCGAGGGCCGCGTGAAGCTGCTCGAGGACACGGTCGTCGGGTTGGAGAACGCGCCTGGGGCGTTCATCGGGATGCTCCAGGGGAAGAACGTCGGCAAGCTCGTGGTGCGCGTCAGCGAGGGATGAGCTTGACGGGGAAGACGTAGCGGCCTTCCTCGGGGACCCGCGCGCCCCTGTCCCGCTGCTCGCCGACGATGCGGATCCATTCGTCGGCCTGGTGCCTGCCTCCGAACGCGGAGGCGAGCACTCGGTCGATGTCCTCGGGGGAGGTCACTTCGAATCGGATTCCCCCGATGCGCGCCGGGCCCTCGAAGAGGAAGGGCAGGTCCTGGCCCGCCCGCGAGTAGCGCGCCTCCCAGCGCACCTTCAGGTCCGCGCCGGAGCGCTCCAGCACCGTCAGCCGGTTGCCTCCCATCGAGGGCGCGTCCGGGCCGAGCCACGCATCCCAGGGCTCCTCCTGCCCCACGACGAGCCCGGGCCACTCGGCGAGCGTCGGGTGTCGTCCCTGGTTCGCTTCGGTGACTGGCATCGCCGAGGCGTAGGGTGCCGGCTGTCCGTCCTCATCGGAGGTCGAGTCGACGCGAAGCTCCAGGTCGTACCGCGCCGTGGCCCGGTCCGGCTGGTAGCGCCAGGCGGAGGCTCCCTCGTCGCGGAGGAGCGTGGTGACGCGGATGTCCAGCCGCGCGTCCTCCACGGTGTGCCCATGTCCGGCCAGCACGAGTGGCTTCTCGGGTGTGGGGACGTCCGCTGGAACCTTCTCCAGCGATTCGGCGGGCGTCGGCTCCTCCAGGGGCGGCGTGAAGAAGCGCGGGCCCTCAGGGAGGGGCACGAGCCGGGCGAGGAACTCGCCGAAGGACGCCGCGCAGGCGCTCGGCACGTAGAGGTCCGAGGTCTCTGTCTCCGCGTTGCAGTCGAAGAACCAGACCGTGCCCCGAGGTGAGTCGGGCCGGTCGACGAGCTGCAGGCCGAAGCGGTTGACGCTGCCCCGCTGCTGCGTGAAGACCAGGATGTCCAGGGGGATGTCCGTGCCGCCGAGCCGGAGCGGGGTCCAGTCGTGGTCATGCAGGCCGAGCAGCTCGTCGATGTGCACCTCGTCCCCGAGCGCGTCCCGGAGCCCCGTCGCGCACGGGTCCAGGTAGAGGCCGTTGTACGCGACCAGCACGTCACGGAAGTCCGGGGGCAGGGGCTGTGGAAGCCCCGCTTCGAACCGCTCCAGTCGCTCGCGGGTGAGGTGGGGGTTCTGCGAGTTGCGCCGGGCTCGCGCCGCGAGGACTGGGGGGAGGGCGGACGACATCACCCCATTCTAGTCAGGGGCGCTGGGTCGCCGTGCCCGCTTTCGCGCCCGCGGCGGGTGGCGGGAACGTGGGCCGCGGGAAGCTGGGCAGCGGCAGCGTCACGTGGTGTGGAAGGCCCGTCATCTTCCCCGTCTTGAGGAACTCATACACGGCCTGGCTCGCGGCCTCTTCGCTCCGCAGGAGGTAGAAGGTGCCGTCGTGGCCGCCGCGGTGGGTGATGATGGTGTGGCCGTTGGGGAAGTACGGCAGGAGGCCCAGCGTGTTCTCGACCGGCGTCGAGGTGTCCCAGTCCCCTTGCACGAACACGACGGGGACGGGGCTCGCGACGGGCGTTCGCACCTCGTCGCCGATGTCCGGGGTGGGCCAGTCGGCCGCGGAGGCGAAGTTCGCCTCGAAGTTCCACGTCCCCAGGAACTCGACGGCGGGGTCGGTGCGCAGCTGGTGCTCACGCTCGGCGGTGGTGCGCAGGCTGCTGTCGATGAGCGGGCCGATGAGCTTGTTCTTGCCCGCGGCGCGCTGCTCGATGACCTCGCGTGCCCACGCCTCGTAGTGCCCGTGGTACAGCGAGAGGATGAAGGCCGGCCAGTTCTCGCCCTCCGTCGTATGGGAGAGCAGCGCGAGCTGCAGGTCCTCGAGTCCCAGCACGACTGTCTGGGCCTTCCCCGCGTCGTCGCGCACCTCCACCCGCACCGGCTCCTGGGCGAGGCGACGGCGCAGGGTGCGCACGGCCTCCATCAGCCCGCCCGCGGGACGGTAGGGCGCGAGCCCGGCATCCTGGTCCGCGTCGTACGCGATGCGCTGGAGCGCGGCGAAGGTGTGCGAGGGCATGTCGAAGGCGTTGTTCAAGGGCTCCACGCTGGACAGCACGGCGCGCGCGACGATGTCCGGGTGCAGCCGAATCACCGCGAGGCTCCACTGCGAGCCGAAGCTGCCGCCGAACAGGCTGATCTTCTTGTAGCCGAGCGCGCGCCGCAGGGAGTCCACGTCGGCGGCGAGCTCGCCGATGTTGTACCCGGACAAATCCTTGCCGGAGTGCTCCGTGATGGCCCGCTTCGCCAGCGCGCGCATGGCCTGGGCCTCCGCGTGGATGGACCCCGGCTGCTCCAAAGGCATCGCGTCGCTCGTCGACTCGAGCATCTCCCCGCGCCGGGTGTAGCCTCGCTGTTCGAGGACCACCACGTCGGCGCTCCGCTGGCTGAAGTTCGCCCACAGGCGCGCCTTCCCCCGGGTGGACGGGTCGTTGTCGGTGAGTGAGCCGAGCACGCTCAGGCCCGGTCCCCCCGGCAACCAGAACACGGGCGGCGCCCCCGTGGGTCTGGCCGCCTTGATGCGCGCGAACCCCACTTCGATGAGTCGGCTGTCCGGCTTCTTTCGGTTCTCCGGGACGTAGAGCGAGCCAATCTCGTAGGCGACCTTCTTCCCCGGCTCGAGCTCGATGCTGCCGCGCTCGATGACCACTTCGCCTGGTTTGCGCGGTGCGGCCCAGGCTCCTGCTGTCGGGAGCACCAGCAGCAGGCACGGCAGGACACTTCGCCACGACGGCATCGATGAGAAAGAGCGCATTGGAGGGGACCGGCCCTGGAGGGTGCTCATGGACGGACGACGTCCAGTGAAGGCTCCAGGGCCGGAAATATTCCGGGCAGGGCCCGGAATCCGAGTCCGCCGGCTGGTATCAGGGATGCATCAGTAATTCCATGCCGTGCAGTCGGTCGTCGTGCGCGTGACGAACTCGGCGAGTGTGCGCAGGTTCCGGACGAAGGTGCTCGTGTCGAGGTAGTCGCCGGGCGTGGCGCCGCTGCGAGGTCCACCCGGGCTGTAGTTCGTGAGCCACTTCTCGTTGTTGACCGCGGCGTCGACGGCCTGCGCGGTGTCGTAGCGCAGCTGCTGGCACGAGCGCTTCATCACGGTGGTGTCGCTGGCCAGCCGGTTGTACTCGGCGCGGAGGGCGGCGAGCTGCGAGGGGACCTCCCAGGCGTAGTTCTGGTAGGTGGGCGGCGCGGAGGAGAAGCGGACTGGATAGCCGCCGGCTTTCACGGTGTAGAAGCCGAGGTTCGACGGGGCCGTGTCATCGAGCTCGATGTAGCGGTGGATGAGCGTGTCGTTGGCGAAGTCGACCGTCTCCAGGTAGGCGAGCGCGGTGGCGACGGCATCGCGATTGGCGGGGACGCTCGGGTCGAGCTGGTAGAGGCGGAGCAGGGCCCACATGACGTCCTGGCTCTCCTGGCCGGCGATGGCGGGGGCCTCCCAGCTGCGCGCCCAGCGGGGCTGCATCTGGCTGTCATACTGCTGTGCCCAGGCGGGCTGGGGCTGGGGCATCTGGGCCCGGCGCAGGAAGTCGCCGAAGGCCGAGCGCATGGACTGATACGTCGCGGCGCGGGCGGGATAGATCTCCTGGGCCCAGTACAGCATCTCGACGAAGGCGGTCGCGAGGTTGTCGTTCAGCGTCGGGTCATCCCAGTACTCGGTGGTGTACGCATTCGCGTGGCACTGGGCCAGGCCGCACGAGGTTCCGATGGACGGAGGGTAGCTGGCCGAAAGCGCGGGCCGGGCGGCGACGGGGGCGGAGAACCCCTGGGGGAAGCCGCCGTGCGTGGGGTACTGCGAAGTCTCCATCCGCGCGCGGGCGTATGCGGATGCGCTGGAGATGTCCGCGTTCGCGAACCCGAGGAGCTGGTCCACGCGCATCATCGCGATGAGGGCGTTCTGGGTGACCTGGTCGTCGTAGGCCGTGGTGGTGCAGCCGCCGCAGCCACAGTTCGCCGTGGTGTTGAGGTAGCAGGCCCGCAGCGTCGGCGTCGGCTTGAAGTCGGCGTAGAGGCGCCAGCCTCCCGACTTCACCTGTCCGTGACGCAGCGCCATCGCCGTGTCCAGCGCGTAGGTCTTGAGCGCGGGCGTGGCGGGGTCGGCGAGCGCCGCCTCGACGAAGGCGATGGCGACGTCGGAGGTCCCGGGGGACTGAATCATGATCTGCTCTTCGTCGAGCTGGATGTCCCCCCAGCGCTCGCTCAGGTTGCTGGCATTGTGGTGCCACGCGTAGCCGCCATGCCGCGCGACGTTGTCGTGGAAGTACTTCGCCGCGTTGCGCATGCGCCCGAGCGCCTTCGCGCGCAGCGGCGTCACGGCGGCCTGGGGAGCCTCACCCGTCTGGGCCTCGCCGTCCGGCGGGCCCTCCGTCGGAGCGCAGGCGAACATCGAGAGGAGTGGCAGGAACAGGAGTCTGGCGTGGTTTCTCATGGGGGCTCGTGCTTACAGCCTCTGACAAGGGGCAGGGTAGTGGCAGCGTGGGAGCATGAAGCCACGACCGAGGATGGGGACGCCGGAGTGGACACCGGCACCCACGGTCGTCTCGGACTCGACTCGCTCGTGAGGCTCTGCTCCGGCAAGGCAATCTCAATCATCTGAGTGGGTCTGGCGTGACGCTCCCCGTAGGGCGTGGTGGATGTTTGCATTTGGGTTGCAAAGTGGGCGCGCCCGGGCGCCCGCCGTGAGGAATCATTGACAGACTGTTGCGTGGATGGTTTACGGGTATTCGTGACTATTCTTGAATTGTTCGTACAGAGCGCCAGTGGGGTGTCCATG includes:
- a CDS encoding TetR/AcrR family transcriptional regulator; its protein translation is MSSDPRTAILNAAGEVFGRYGFKKASVEDIAKRAGVGKGSIYLHFENKEALFEACVKQEVARGFVELRARLRDAKTPVEQVRTYIRCRIEQHTRKPEDPRIEMATVLELGEAAAHMIPQMVDEETSVLAAIIEHGVIQGVFHAGNSRQVARGLVELIMVLGPWMLTSEPDEQSQKALDASFEVFIRGLTVPPLPTS
- a CDS encoding alpha/beta hydrolase; protein product: MVIERGSIELEPGKKVAYEIGSLYVPENRKKPDSRLIEVGFARIKAARPTGAPPVFWLPGGPGLSVLGSLTDNDPSTRGKARLWANFSQRSADVVVLEQRGYTRRGEMLESTSDAMPLEQPGSIHAEAQAMRALAKRAITEHSGKDLSGYNIGELAADVDSLRRALGYKKISLFGGSFGSQWSLAVIRLHPDIVARAVLSSVEPLNNAFDMPSHTFAALQRIAYDADQDAGLAPYRPAGGLMEAVRTLRRRLAQEPVRVEVRDDAGKAQTVVLGLEDLQLALLSHTTEGENWPAFILSLYHGHYEAWAREVIEQRAAGKNKLIGPLIDSSLRTTAEREHQLRTDPAVEFLGTWNFEANFASAADWPTPDIGDEVRTPVASPVPVVFVQGDWDTSTPVENTLGLLPYFPNGHTIITHRGGHDGTFYLLRSEEAASQAVYEFLKTGKMTGLPHHVTLPLPSFPRPTFPPPAAGAKAGTATQRP
- a CDS encoding pectate lyase; its protein translation is MRNHARLLFLPLLSMFACAPTEGPPDGEAQTGEAPQAAVTPLRAKALGRMRNAAKYFHDNVARHGGYAWHHNASNLSERWGDIQLDEEQIMIQSPGTSDVAIAFVEAALADPATPALKTYALDTAMALRHGQVKSGGWRLYADFKPTPTLRACYLNTTANCGCGGCTTTAYDDQVTQNALIAMMRVDQLLGFANADISSASAYARARMETSQYPTHGGFPQGFSAPVAARPALSASYPPSIGTSCGLAQCHANAYTTEYWDDPTLNDNLATAFVEMLYWAQEIYPARAATYQSMRSAFGDFLRRAQMPQPQPAWAQQYDSQMQPRWARSWEAPAIAGQESQDVMWALLRLYQLDPSVPANRDAVATALAYLETVDFANDTLIHRYIELDDTAPSNLGFYTVKAGGYPVRFSSAPPTYQNYAWEVPSQLAALRAEYNRLASDTTVMKRSCQQLRYDTAQAVDAAVNNEKWLTNYSPGGPRSGATPGDYLDTSTFVRNLRTLAEFVTRTTTDCTAWNY
- a CDS encoding efflux RND transporter periplasmic adaptor subunit — protein: MTKTTLKAAVVVAAVVAGAACGGGKATPPAASAQVVQKPVGVRAVAPAPKLEASVLQATGNVRARQEATLSAEGTGPLTRIAVDVGDAVKKGQVLAQLDTTNARLAVNQAKASRAAADAALEGAKTEVERARTLAQSGSLAKASLDKAEVGYRQAQAQAEQTAAALATAQEALRDATLTAPFDGVITSRSRNEGDYVTPGTAVFGLVNPHALEVRAPVPEALVDRVKVGTLVKGALNPSGAPFEAKVRSLGAVIDPQTRTVEVLADVVPAKGEGPLLRAGALVELDFSGTLAADEAQAGLFLPSQAVNARGQQGFVWVVQDGKAQRRDVKVERVLPGYVRVVQGLGLQERVVADASLPLQNGTALQVVQ
- a CDS encoding efflux RND transporter permease subunit gives rise to the protein MLKTFIKHSVFTVMLMAAVVVFGLYAYPRIGVDQYPNVDIPYVTITTLLPGADPASIEENVSKPLEEGLNTLNGVDELNSINLESVSQITIGFKLGTDVDVAAQDVRDRVQATLRSLPAGIETPVVEKFDIGAAPILTLSLTGALPVEELTRVAEDVVKPALQSQAGVGSIDVVGGREREIQVVVDPQRLRGYGLGVGDVSQALAAQSVDLPGGRATQGGRERIVRLTAEAQSVEELGNIIIASPNGTPVRVRDVAAVVDGAQEARGLARSDTGSALALVVRKQSGANTVQVAESVKESLAELNASLPQGVDIKTISDNSTNIRSSISAVQFDMLLGGALSVLIVLVFLRNLRSTLVSAIALPVSVIGTFAVMAMLGFTFNIITMLALTLSIGLLIDDAIVVIENIVRHLEEGKTPMQAALEGTQQIVIAVLAVTLAIVAVFVPVAFMEGMIGQFFYQFGVTVAVAVLISYAVSMTLTPMLSSRLLKGHSHGPTNKVSAAIERVLVGMENGYRRILEGVLRRRGLTLVAAVGVLVLTLGLASFLKFTFIPPADNGAVKVTLELPVGATLEDTEQELNLVAAQVRTLEGVKETFSTAGGGTLEEVHKGEVLVNLVPRKERAFDQETFKVRLREALPERSGVLTSVQDVSDIGGGSRNQEVQFMLRGTDWEQLVASSEKLVATMKTNPSFTDVDSTYRSGKPQFDVKINRERAAQLGVPAAQVGQTLRAYLGRDDFMTYREGGETYDVKLRLPEATLASEEALGQLTVRTAGGQLVELRNVADIVPSEGPVQIDRQNQKRQITLLANLAPGYSLGEAMSYLTTQAEQTLPAGVEANFAGNAKEMGKTAVAFGTALGLGILLLYMILAAQFGSYIHPFTIMLSLPFALIGAIAALLLSGNAMSMFALIGVIMLMGLVVKNGILLVDFTQQLRESGRSAGQALLEAAPVRLRPILMTTIAMVAGMVPVALARGDGAEMRVPMALVIIGGLISSTVLTLVVVPVVYSLLDGVVERFKRRAPDTAPAATPDTAGVQLLEEGSH
- a CDS encoding TetR/AcrR family transcriptional regulator — protein: MSASGASQDVRRHILEAAHPLLVSRGFTAVGLAEVLAAARVPKGSFYYYFGSKEAFGEAVLDAYFADYQSRMDALLAAPGSSAQRLMAYFEDWLASQTDASAASRCLVVKLGAEVCDLSESMRAALERGTQGIIDRLERCLEAGREDGSLTAPAHTRALALSLYQTWLGAGLLAKISRDRTPLDTAMTDTRRRLGIT
- a CDS encoding NADP-dependent oxidoreductase; this encodes MSQSDVRNRRVVLAARPRGLPTSHDFRIEETAVPTPGEGQVLLRTLYLSLDPYMRPMMNEIPPAYADASVAVGALMVGGTVNRVVASRNPSFRVGDLVLGNAGWQDHALSDGKDLVALGDMKQPSLALGVLGMPGFTAHVGLLDIGEPKAGETVVVAAATGAVGAVVGQVAKLKGARVVGIAGGADKCRYAVEELGFDVCLDRREPRLAERLAAACPRGIDVYFENVGGEVFEAVVPLLNHHARVPLCGTIASYNEDAPPPGPNLLPKVMSVFQTKRVRAQGFIILDHYGARYDAFRRDMDAWVAEGRVKLLEDTVVGLENAPGAFIGMLQGKNVGKLVVRVSEG
- a CDS encoding SMI1/KNR4 family protein — translated: MSSALPPVLAARARRNSQNPHLTRERLERFEAGLPQPLPPDFRDVLVAYNGLYLDPCATGLRDALGDEVHIDELLGLHDHDWTPLRLGGTDIPLDILVFTQQRGSVNRFGLQLVDRPDSPRGTVWFFDCNAETETSDLYVPSACAASFGEFLARLVPLPEGPRFFTPPLEEPTPAESLEKVPADVPTPEKPLVLAGHGHTVEDARLDIRVTTLLRDEGASAWRYQPDRATARYDLELRVDSTSDEDGQPAPYASAMPVTEANQGRHPTLAEWPGLVVGQEEPWDAWLGPDAPSMGGNRLTVLERSGADLKVRWEARYSRAGQDLPFLFEGPARIGGIRFEVTSPEDIDRVLASAFGGRHQADEWIRIVGEQRDRGARVPEEGRYVFPVKLIPR